The genomic DNA TTTAATCCATGAAACTTAATCGTAAACTGCTTTTTTTCCCAGCTGTAGCTATTGGGATTATTGTATTATTCATCATGATAGAAACTCGCCCAGAGGTGCCAACTAAGCCAGCGGGGGACAGGTCTAAGTCGGTAGAAGTGATGACGATGAAGCCCGTAGCCATTGCGCCAGAAGTGATAGGTTTTGGGCAAGTTTCGCCTAAGTTTGAGTGGAAAGCCATTGCTGAAGTGTCCGGTAAAGTGGTGTATCGCCATCCTGATCTGGAGCGAGGTAAGATACTACCTAAGGGAACGGAAGTATTAAGAATTGACCCTTTGGATTATCAGTTAAAGTTGATTCAAGCTCAGGCAGATCTCAGCTCCAGTGAGACTCAGTTGAAAAAGCTAGCCTTGCAAAACAGCAATAATAAGAACAGCCTTAAAATCGAAAAAAATCGTCTCGAATTGGCCAATACAGAGTGGCAACGTATTCAAGATTTACGGAGAAAAAAACTCTCGTCTCAATCTGATGTAGATGCTCAGCAACAAACGTACCTAGCCCAGAAAAAACTGGTTCAGGATATAGAAAATGAAATGACGTTATATCCCGATGAGAGAAAAGTAGCACAAGCTCTAGTTAAGGTGAATCGCGCTAAGGTACAGGAAGCAGAACGTGCGCTAGATAAAACCAAAATCGTACTGCCTCGTGATTTACGCATATCTTCGGTTGATGTTGAATTAAATCAAGTGGTGAATATGCAGCAAGAAATGATCACGGCTCAAGGTTTAGACGTTATGGAAGTGGAAGCGCAGTTATCCATTCATGACATGCAGTTACTCACGCAAAGTATTCACAGTGACGAGCGTGATGCCGTTGGCTCACCATTGCCGAGTATTTCACACTTAAAAGCACAAGTAACATTATCTAGCGGTAGCTTTAAGGCCGTATGGCCAGCCAAAGTAGCTAGAGTCAGTGATTCTATCGATCCTATTCAAGCGACGGTTGGCGTGATTTTAGAAGTGGCGCAAGACTATACGAAAATGACCTCGGCCAGTCTTGCTCCTATCGTGTCAGGTATGTTAGTTCGAGCTAGCATTGAGGGTGAAGAGTCTCCTGAATGGGTCGTTCCTGAGCGTGCATTGCACGGGGATAAAGTGTATCTGTTTAAGGATAATAAATTAACAATTTTGCCAGTGACAATTTTGTATCGACGAGATCAAAAAGTGATCATCCAAGGGGATATCTCGAGTGGCGATAGCTTGATTTTAAATGACCTATTGCCTGCAATACCTGGGATGTCATTGAAATTAGAGGCGCTAAATACCCCTTCACCAGTGTTGGAGGTTGAGTCGTGATTCGTTTTTTTGCAAGGCACCCGACAGCCGCTAACTTATTAATGTTACTCATTTTCTTGGTGGGCGTACTCTCTTTACCTAGCATCAAAAGAGAGACGTTTCCTGAGTTTTCTCCCCCTTATATCATGGCAACGATCGTTTATCCTGGTGCCTCGCCCATGGAAGTGGAAGAGAGCCTATGTGTGCGTATGGAAGACGCAGTGGATGGTTTGTCTAATATTGAAGAAACCACCTGTGAAGCACTAGAAGGGAGCGCAAGACTAACATTAAAGTTAAATAGTTCAGCAGACATTGGCCGCATGCTGGTGGATGTGCAGACTCAGATTAATTCCATTAATGATTTTCCAGATGAAATCGAATCACCAATAGTGCAGGAGCTTGACTGGAATGAACCTGTGGTTGACGTGGCGATTACTGCAGATACCAGTTGGCCAGAATTAAAAGCTTACGCAGAAAAATTAAAACGCATCATGAAGCTGGATTATGGCGTTTCCCTTGTGGATGTTTCGGGCTTCTCCGATCATCAATATCGAGTGGAACTGAACTCCTATGTGATGCGTCAACTGGGGTTAAATGTCAGTGATATTGCGGCGCAAATTGGCAAGCAAAACGTAAAATTGCCCAGTGGTAATGTGGAAACACCGGATAAAAACTTATTAATTCGCTTTGATGAGCGACGAATAACGCCACAACAGTTAGAAAATATAGTGGTGGGCTCAGGGCCCAATGGTTCCTTGGTGCGCTTACGTGATGTGGCGACGATTACTGACCGTTTTGAATTAGATGAGCAGAAAGTACTATTTGATGGCAAGCCATCGGCCATATTGAAAGTCAGTAAAAATAAGGAAGACGATGCATTAAGGATCAAAGATGATGTGGTCCGTTTTGTTAACGATCAGCGCGCAATCGCTCCAGATGGCGTCACAATCAGTATGACCAATGATCTCTCTTCTGTGCTTTGGGATCGTTTGACTATGATGGTGAGCAATGGTTGGCAAGGGATTACCTTAGTCTTTGCAACCATGTGGTTATTCTTTAGTTTACGTTACTCATTTTGGGTGGCAGCTGGCCTTCCTGTCGCCTTTCTTGGCGGTATTTTCCTGATGGCCAATTTAGGGATCTCAATTAATATCATGTCGCTAGTCGGTTTGCTGATGGCCATTGGTATTATGATGGATGATGCCATTGTGATTGCCGAGTCCATTGCCTCTCATTTAGATAAAGGGGAGGAGATAGACGATGCGGTGTACAACGGTGTGAAAAAAGTACTACCTGGGGTGGTGTCTTCATTTTTAACCACTGTGTGTATTTTTGGTAGCTTACTGTTTCTCGATGGAGAGATGGGTGCCGTACTGCAAGCGGTTCCTCAAGTATTGATCTTGGTGTTGAGTTTAAGCTTAGTTGAGGCTTTTTTAATATTGCCACATCACTTAGCACACTCGATGCACAGCCGCAAAAAAGAGCGTCCAGATCTTAAATTTAAAACGGTCTTCTTAGCTAAGTTCGAAGCATTTCGCAATGGCACTTTAGTGCGCGCTGTAGATAAGGCGGTAGAGTATCGTTATTTATTTATGGGCTCAGTGGTTGCCGCGTTATTGGTTTCGATATCGCTACTCGCAGGGGGACATTTGAAATTTGTTCCCTTCCCCGATCTCGATGGAGATATTGCTGAAGCGCGCATTATTTTACCTCCAGGCTCGTCACTCAACCAGACAGAAATTGTCGTTGACCGTTTGGTTAAATCTGCGGAAAAACTCGATAAAGAGTGGACGGAGAAAGTGGAGAATGGTGTACCGCTTATTCAGCATATTACGGCCAGTTTTAATACTAATGCCGATGCGAATGAATCGGGTCCACACATTGCCACAGTGCGTTTAGATTTACTCGGTGCGGAGCAACGTAATACGCGATTAGATGAATTTATTGATGCTTGGCGAGCGGATGTTGGTGACATTGCTGCGCCTATTTCTCTGGTCTTTAAACAGCCTACTATGGGCCCTGGAGGACGAGCTTTAGAAATTCGTTTGCAGCATGATGATCTTGAGTCACTCAAATCAGCGTCCATCGATGTTCAATCTTATTTAAATGAGTTTGATGGCGTGCATGGGGTGCTAGATGACATGCGCATGGGTAAGGAAGAGGTGTTGGTCAAGTTGCGCCCTGGAGCGGAGACGTTTGGGGTGAATGGACAGATGATTGCCAGTCAACTGCGGGCCGCTTTTTATGGTGATACGGCGGACGAAATTCAGTTGGGCGTGGAAAACATAAAAATTGAGGTTCGCCTAGATAAAAAAGAAGCCGGTAACTTAGAGCGCTTAGCCAACTTCCCGATTATTATGCCCGATGGGGCTCAAATACCGTTAGCGACAATTGCGAGCTTTGAATTTCAGCGTAATTACGTGCGTATTCAGCGCATTAACGGTATGAGAACGGTGGCGGTATTTAGCGATCTCGACACCGCTAAGGCAAGCTCTGGTGAGATCATAAATAAATTTAGAACCCAAGAGTTACCTAAGTTACAGCAGAAATACCCCGGCATTCGAATTGATTTTGAAGGGGAATCTAAAGACACCGCGAAAACCAGTTCTTCAATGGGCAAGGGCTTTTTAGTGGGGCTATTTGGCGTGTTTGCTATCTTAAGTTTTCAATTTCGCAGCTACCTCGAACCCTTTGTGGTGATGCTAGCCATTCCTTTAGCGTTTATTGGCGTTATCTGGGGACACTTCTTACTTGGGCATAACATGAGTATGCCAAGTATCATGGGGTTTGTGTCTTTGGCGGGGATTGTAGTGAACGATTCCATACTGCTTGTGCAGTATATTCGTTTCCATGTGGATGATGGAGATGAGGTGCGTGATGCGGTGGTTAAGGCCAGTAGAGAGCGTTTTCGTGCTGTGTTTATTACCTCGTTAACAACAGCCGCTGGGTTGTTACCACTGTTGTTAGAGACCAGTTTACAGGCACAAGTTATTCAGCCTTTGGTTATTTCTATCGTGTTCGGTATTTTTGCTTCCACGGTGTTGGTGCTGTTTATGGTGCCGTGTGCTTACGCAATATTGGCGGACTTTGGCAAAATAGCTAAGCACGAAAAACTCCCTCGTTCATAACAAGCAATAAGGGGTGAGTCGAGTACATAAAAACATGTTCAAAATGTAACTTGATATCACTCAAAACGTCACTCTCTTGTCATTTAATTTCCTTAGTTTGGTATAAACAAATTAAGGAAGTTGGCAGGGAGGGCGCATGAGTAGTTTTGATTTAGATGGTCGTGGTGTACAACGATTTAACCCTATTGTTCGTTTTGATCTCGCATTTTCGTTATTTTTCTTAGAGCACAGATACGCCAATCAAGTGAGTTTGCTGAGCCGTGCCATATCTCACTCAGGAGATGGGCATCTGTATGTGGCTATAGCGCTGATAGTGTATATGGCTGACCCAGTGTTAGGTGGGATGTTTCTTAGTTGCGGTTTAGTGGCCTTTATTTTTGAATTGCCCATTTATTGGCTGGCGAAAAATAGTTTCCGTCGCCGTAGACCTCATAATTTATCATCACGAATCAATAACTTCATAGAACCCTCTGATAAGTACAGCATGCCGTCAGGACATACTGCTGCTGCCACAATTATGGCAACCTTAATTTATGCTTTTTTTCCTAGCTTGGCGGTAATAGCCATTACATGGGCGGCGCTTATTGCTCTGTCGCGCATCTTGCTCGGAGTGCATTTCTTCAGTGATATTGTGGCTGGAGTATTACTCGGTCTGGCAAGTGCTGTTGCTGCAATGATGATTGTTGGAGGCTAGTATGAAAATATTATATGGAGTTCAAGGCACCGGAAACGGCCATATTGCGCGAGCGCGAGCAATGGCAGAGTCCCTAAAAAACAGGGATGGTGTGCAAGTAGACTTTGTTTTTTCAGGAAGAGAGAAAGCAAAGTATTTCTCTATGGATGCATTCGATGATTACCGTTCTTTTGCGGGTCTTTCCTTTAATTCACATCAAGGAAAGGTGGATTACATTAAGACCATGAAGAACAATAATGTGGTTGAACTGGTACAAGATATCAACACCCTAAATGTGACGGATTATGATCTTGTTTTAAATGACTTTGAACCCATTAGTGCATGGGCCGCCAAAAGAAATGACATCCCATGTATCGGTATTAGTCACCAAAATGCGTTTCGATTTCAGGTGCCAAAGAAAGGCTATAGTTTGCTGGATAAAACCATCATTCATCATTTTGCCCCTTCAGATTATCAAATTGGTTTGCACTGGCATCACTTTGAGCAACCCATTTTGCCTCCCATTGTTCATACGTGTGATATGCAGGGAGTAGAGGAAGAGGACTTTATTTTGGTGTACCTTCCTTTTGAAGACTTAAAGCAAGTCGCGCAGTTGCTAAAGCGTTTTTCTGGTCATTCGTTTCGTTGTTACCACCCTGAAGTTCGGGATGCTGATGACGTTGGTAATTTGCAGTTTCGTCCTTTGTCTTTTACGGAATTTCAACGAGACCTCACTCGTTGTCAGGGAGTTATCGCCAATGGGGGATTTGAATTGCCCTCTGAGGCTTTGTCTCTAGGGAAAAAGTTATTGTTAAAGCCTCTTGATGGGCAGTTTGAACAGCAGAGTAATGTTGCTACTTTAGAGTATCTTGGCTTAGGTAGTGCAATGCTAGAATTAGAGGCGAGTACGATTCGCCAATGGTTAGGGGAGCCTAAACCTGACCCTGTACACTACCCAGATGTCGCCGGAGCCATTTCGGATTGGGTGTTGCAAGGTAACTGGGATCAACAAGAACTTTTGAGCCAGCAACTGTGGAAAAAAGTCAACTTCCCTAGCCATATAACTCATTTATTTGATTGATAGTACGCTGGGCTTCTCGTCCCTATTATTGGTCAAATATATCAGGTGTTAAGATGTGTCAAATGTAGATTAATGAGTTGCAATGATGATTTTAGCTAATTATTTATCATAAATTATCATTTATGTTTTTTTAGATGTGCTTTAAGTTGTTGTTTTGTATGGGTGGTTTTGGGTTTTAGCTAAAATCTACTGATTCTTTATCAATAGGTCTGTTCAATGGTGGTGATTTGAAACATATTGGCGTTACTGATTATTCATCCCGCTGATGATTCGTCGCTTGGTTTGTGCTCGAGCTCTTTGTTTATTGTGAAGAGTTTTGGCTGAAATGACTAAATACACGAATAGCTAACTGATAGAGAGAAGAGTACATGTTAACGAGTAATTCATCTGATTGGCAGCAACCTGTTGTTCACCAAGGAACTACTTTACGTGGTATTGACCTTAATTTATTAACGGTATTTGATGCTGTTATGCAGGAGCAAAATATCACTCGTGCCGCCCATAATCTAAACATGTCTCAACCAGCAGTAAGTAACGCGGTTTCACGCTTAAAAGTGATGTTTAAAGATGATTTATTTATGCGTCAAGGTCGTGGCATATCACCGACTTTGCGCGCGAGACAATTATTTGTTCCGGTACGTCAAGCATTGCAATTGGTGAGAAATGAGTTGCCAGGTTCACTGTTTGATCCTGCCACTTCAAGTGGTACGTTTTCCATTGC from Vibrio rarus includes the following:
- a CDS encoding efflux RND transporter periplasmic adaptor subunit translates to MKLNRKLLFFPAVAIGIIVLFIMIETRPEVPTKPAGDRSKSVEVMTMKPVAIAPEVIGFGQVSPKFEWKAIAEVSGKVVYRHPDLERGKILPKGTEVLRIDPLDYQLKLIQAQADLSSSETQLKKLALQNSNNKNSLKIEKNRLELANTEWQRIQDLRRKKLSSQSDVDAQQQTYLAQKKLVQDIENEMTLYPDERKVAQALVKVNRAKVQEAERALDKTKIVLPRDLRISSVDVELNQVVNMQQEMITAQGLDVMEVEAQLSIHDMQLLTQSIHSDERDAVGSPLPSISHLKAQVTLSSGSFKAVWPAKVARVSDSIDPIQATVGVILEVAQDYTKMTSASLAPIVSGMLVRASIEGEESPEWVVPERALHGDKVYLFKDNKLTILPVTILYRRDQKVIIQGDISSGDSLILNDLLPAIPGMSLKLEALNTPSPVLEVES
- a CDS encoding efflux RND transporter permease subunit; amino-acid sequence: MIRFFARHPTAANLLMLLIFLVGVLSLPSIKRETFPEFSPPYIMATIVYPGASPMEVEESLCVRMEDAVDGLSNIEETTCEALEGSARLTLKLNSSADIGRMLVDVQTQINSINDFPDEIESPIVQELDWNEPVVDVAITADTSWPELKAYAEKLKRIMKLDYGVSLVDVSGFSDHQYRVELNSYVMRQLGLNVSDIAAQIGKQNVKLPSGNVETPDKNLLIRFDERRITPQQLENIVVGSGPNGSLVRLRDVATITDRFELDEQKVLFDGKPSAILKVSKNKEDDALRIKDDVVRFVNDQRAIAPDGVTISMTNDLSSVLWDRLTMMVSNGWQGITLVFATMWLFFSLRYSFWVAAGLPVAFLGGIFLMANLGISINIMSLVGLLMAIGIMMDDAIVIAESIASHLDKGEEIDDAVYNGVKKVLPGVVSSFLTTVCIFGSLLFLDGEMGAVLQAVPQVLILVLSLSLVEAFLILPHHLAHSMHSRKKERPDLKFKTVFLAKFEAFRNGTLVRAVDKAVEYRYLFMGSVVAALLVSISLLAGGHLKFVPFPDLDGDIAEARIILPPGSSLNQTEIVVDRLVKSAEKLDKEWTEKVENGVPLIQHITASFNTNADANESGPHIATVRLDLLGAEQRNTRLDEFIDAWRADVGDIAAPISLVFKQPTMGPGGRALEIRLQHDDLESLKSASIDVQSYLNEFDGVHGVLDDMRMGKEEVLVKLRPGAETFGVNGQMIASQLRAAFYGDTADEIQLGVENIKIEVRLDKKEAGNLERLANFPIIMPDGAQIPLATIASFEFQRNYVRIQRINGMRTVAVFSDLDTAKASSGEIINKFRTQELPKLQQKYPGIRIDFEGESKDTAKTSSSMGKGFLVGLFGVFAILSFQFRSYLEPFVVMLAIPLAFIGVIWGHFLLGHNMSMPSIMGFVSLAGIVVNDSILLVQYIRFHVDDGDEVRDAVVKASRERFRAVFITSLTTAAGLLPLLLETSLQAQVIQPLVISIVFGIFASTVLVLFMVPCAYAILADFGKIAKHEKLPRS
- a CDS encoding phosphatase PAP2 family protein produces the protein MSSFDLDGRGVQRFNPIVRFDLAFSLFFLEHRYANQVSLLSRAISHSGDGHLYVAIALIVYMADPVLGGMFLSCGLVAFIFELPIYWLAKNSFRRRRPHNLSSRINNFIEPSDKYSMPSGHTAAATIMATLIYAFFPSLAVIAITWAALIALSRILLGVHFFSDIVAGVLLGLASAVAAMMIVGG
- a CDS encoding MJ1255/VC2487 family glycosyltransferase, translated to MKILYGVQGTGNGHIARARAMAESLKNRDGVQVDFVFSGREKAKYFSMDAFDDYRSFAGLSFNSHQGKVDYIKTMKNNNVVELVQDINTLNVTDYDLVLNDFEPISAWAAKRNDIPCIGISHQNAFRFQVPKKGYSLLDKTIIHHFAPSDYQIGLHWHHFEQPILPPIVHTCDMQGVEEEDFILVYLPFEDLKQVAQLLKRFSGHSFRCYHPEVRDADDVGNLQFRPLSFTEFQRDLTRCQGVIANGGFELPSEALSLGKKLLLKPLDGQFEQQSNVATLEYLGLGSAMLELEASTIRQWLGEPKPDPVHYPDVAGAISDWVLQGNWDQQELLSQQLWKKVNFPSHITHLFD